A genomic region of Microcoleus sp. FACHB-831 contains the following coding sequences:
- a CDS encoding exopolysaccharide biosynthesis protein: MRFSKDINSLLERLASQPLTLAAILAETSERGFSLVIGLLVLPFLFPLPPGLTWFLGGGSLLLAAQMALGRRRPWLPKKIALFQFPPKFTQQLLKNIQKVTGVLEKIARPRLPKVARNRRVWQLNGVCMVWLSILLLLPIPFTNPIPTIGILLFVVATLEGDGLLMCISYGVTALISLFFVFVGGAFWQGLSLLIQKIF, translated from the coding sequence ATGCGGTTTTCTAAAGATATTAATTCTCTCCTGGAAAGATTAGCCTCGCAGCCCCTAACTTTAGCAGCTATTCTGGCAGAAACTTCTGAAAGAGGTTTTAGCCTAGTTATCGGCTTGCTCGTTTTGCCTTTTTTATTTCCCCTACCGCCCGGATTAACTTGGTTTTTGGGTGGTGGCAGTTTGCTGTTAGCAGCGCAAATGGCTTTAGGGCGGCGGCGTCCTTGGCTGCCAAAAAAAATAGCGCTATTTCAATTTCCCCCTAAGTTTACCCAGCAACTATTAAAAAACATCCAAAAAGTGACTGGGGTGCTAGAGAAAATTGCCCGTCCCCGGTTACCTAAAGTGGCCCGCAATCGTCGGGTTTGGCAATTGAATGGTGTTTGTATGGTGTGGCTTAGTATCCTGCTTTTGTTACCGATTCCATTTACCAACCCCATCCCCACCATCGGGATTTTGCTGTTCGTGGTTGCTACCTTGGAAGGTGATGGTTTGCTGATGTGCATCAGTTATGGAGTAACCGCTTTAATTAGTTTATTTTTTGTATTTGTTGGCGGCGCTTTCTGGCAAGGTTTAAGCCTGCTTATTCAAAAAATATTTTAA